One stretch of Girardinichthys multiradiatus isolate DD_20200921_A chromosome 2, DD_fGirMul_XY1, whole genome shotgun sequence DNA includes these proteins:
- the LOC124884147 gene encoding DNA-binding protein RFX7 isoform X4 yields the protein MADDQQQPGQKPASGLGSLPALVPGLQGPEANALQFKIQNSICKSVQSKVDSILQDVEKFTDIEKLYLYLKLPSGPSSGNDKSDQSSMSSSRTQQMYAFNWIRNHLEEHPETSLPKQEVYDEYKSYCDNLGYNPLSAADFGKIMKNVFPNMKARRLGMRGKSKYCYSGLRKKAFVHMPSLPNLDLQKSGDGCELMEPTGQSPSAEDEMRSAACGLVCEWAQKVLSRQFDSVEDLARFLLNSHYIGTKSMAALTVMTGTPTGMKTPTPASAFVPTAEANSFQPQVKTLPSPSVDTKQQLQRKIQKKQQEQKLHSPLPSETQVKRTEASTPGPTIPCGSPALLSPQPTIGIVVAAVPSPVPVQRNRQLMTSPSPVGTAEGKVLPVNFQVVTQSLKQSPKTSQNIPASPVGDRLARHGTRYAQILPKPSATSAITLRSPPTLLITNSPIKTVMPSPHVSSVNVVKMTAIALAPSSSSNSSMRPASACMSTAVALDDSQQFQNSAAPQSPAVKPAIAVSTPTFSADAKGMSEARSDNNSLSVAEKQVGGAKEEKMVKFRAASEPSFLVKCSLGPEKGLRTKSDSTSPPSSASGTQDSNITNCHDSTLYLTVDNQNSNGNTSSNSLSTIPLTSKDACLDAKSPRKRAAGESHVIPVKRVFISQQPVAVIDNPKPGVSTAMKRIPRLGTPARPESAPCKGIAKQTAPGPTQILALTDAPLMHTEGTQTAAKQQDSKHEDHSIAVDHSAGAAGNMSDQALLQQITGDPCAITDNSGPREASVSNLKSTIWEPQQIPAEHKQSPTDQLSMMAQPSDASSQLTLTQMVDFAGSQSNMDYFSFNDDDMTQDSIVEELVQMEEQMKLKGLFGNCVDVSGLQGQSASSQGSILTAHQASSTFYHSAHSSTTPVQTPTPTPTPTPTPTPTSEMTLAHSLTRESPCSRMAPVTPVDGAMGRHTPISTPLSNCSSSVPPSPVECRNPFAFTPINSSITGYHDASIVSSSPVKPMQRPMATHPDKAKLEWINNRYNSNSAGPLSNHSIGILPSYQDLVDDQFRKPHAFAIPGQSFQSQARQDGAHFGRITPISPVQQQQPQQQQVTGVTTPTKQESFAVPAPLDNKASASSTSSTFRCRSVSPAVRQRNYSGNTNPPATTTSTTTTTRAVVSPFNSPITSEVLSILSNSQAVSSVHSMVQRSQSVPLNIMMQSEMLPVQGQSNTPKITSVLLSKMEADGDDAVRGLGINNLPSNYTARMNLTQILETAPSFTGGAPPQTQLPVSSSPAAFELQQHGYLTGGDTEAQAGPSEQDQQQQLQEDPTQTQPQLLLQSTQQQEAVDEQQQLDFNNTVKDLLGEDGLNPSSQLVGQVASELNAVASDFSSDIRLTSDLSSSITDLNTLDANLLFDPNQQQEQYEDSTLEELKNDPLFQQICSDTVNSGFDWLESKDQPTTVEMLG from the exons cAAGATGTTGAGAAGTTTACAGACATCGAAAAGCTCTACCTCTACCTTAAGTTGCCTTCTGGTCCCAGCAGTGGCAATGATAAAAG TGATCAGAGTTCCATGTCGTCGAGCCGTACTCAACAGATGTATGCTTTCAACTGGATACGCAATCACCTAGAAGAGCACCCAGAGACGTCCCTCCCAAAGCAAGAGGTGTATGACGAATACAA GAGCTATTGTGACAATCTCGGCTACAATCCACTGAGTGCAGCAGACTTTGGAAAGATCATGAAGAATGTCTTTCCCAACATGAAGGCACGTCGTCTGGGCATGAGGGGGAAATCCAA ATACTGTTACAGTGGGTTAAGAAAGAAAGCTTTTGTTCACATGCCATCCTTACCCAACTTGGATCTGCAGAAGTCTGGTGATGGG TGTGAGCTAATGGAGCCGACCGGTCAGTCTCCGAGCGCTGAGGATGAGATGAGATCCGCGGCCTGTGGGCTGGTGTGTGAGTGGGCTCAGAAGGTGTTGAGTCGTCAGTTTGACAGCGTGGAGGACCTGGCTCGTTTCTTGCTCAACAGTCACTACATCGGTACAAAGTCCATGGCTGCACTCACCGTTATGACTGGAACACCCACAG GAATGAAGACCCCAACTCCAGCCTCTGCTTTTGTTCCCACTGCTGAGGCAAACTCATTTCAGCCCCAGGTGAAGACCCTGCCGTCTCCTTCTGTTGACACAAAGCAGCAACTGCAGCGCAAAATCCAGAAGAAGCAGCAGGAGCAGAAGCTTCATTCACCACTGCCTAGTGAGACCCAAGTGAAGCGGACAGAGGCCAGTACCCCTGGACCCACCATCCCCTGTGGCAGCCCTGCTCTGCTGTCCCCTCAGCCAACCATAGGAATTGTAGTAGCAGCCGTACCCAGCCCAGTCCCG GTACAGAGAAACAGGCAGTTGATGACCTCACCCAGTCCAGTGGGTACAGCAGAAGGAAAGGTGTTGCCTGTAAACTTCCAGGTTGTCACTCAATCTCTCAAACAGTCTCCCAAAACATCCCAGAACATCCCAGCAAGTCCCGTGGGAGACAGACTGGCACGACATGGCACGCGGTACGCCCAAATCCTTCCCAAGCCCTCTGCCACGAGTGCCATAACCTTGCGCTCTCCCCCCACCCTGCTCATCACCAACAGCCCCATAAAAACCGTGATGCCCTCTCCCCACGTCAGCTCTGTCAATGTAGTGAAGATGACGGCTATTGCTCTGGctcccagcagcagcagcaacagcagcatgcGACCAGCCTCTGCCTGTATGAGCACCGCAGTTGCTTTGGACGATTCCCAGCAGTTCCAGAATTCGGCAGCCCCCCAGTCTCCTGCAGTCAAACCTGCCATTGCAGTATCAACCCCAACCTTCTCTGCAGATGCCAAAGGGATGTCTGAAGCTAGAAGCGACAATAATTCCTTGTCTGTCGCAGAGAAACAAGTTGGTGGAGCCAAAGAGGAGAAAATGGTTAAATTCAGAGCTGCAAGTGAGCCAAGCTTCCTGGTGAAGTGTTCCCTGGGACCAGAGAAAGGATTGAGGACAAAGAGTGACTCCACCTCCCCTCCCAGCTCTGCATCTGGGACTCAGGACAGCAATATCACTAACTGCCATGACAGTACTTTGTACTTGACTGTTGATAATCAGAACTCCAATGGCAACACGTCATCCAACAGCTTGTCCACTATTCCCCTCACATCAAAGGATGCCTGCCTAGACGCTAAGAGTCCCAGGAAGCGTGCAGCTGGGGAATCCCATGTTATTCCTGTTAAGAGAGTTTTTATCTCCCAGCAACCGGTTGCTGTTATTGACAATCCCAAACCTGGGGTGAGCACTGCAATGAAGAGAATTCCTAGACTGGGAACCCCTGCAAGACCAGAGAGTGCCCCCTGCAAAGGGATTGCCAAACAAACGGCTCCGGGGCCCACACAGATCCTTGCACTTACAGATGCACCTCTCATGCACACAGAGGGAACGCAGACTGCCGCGAAacagcaagattcaaaacacgAGGACCATTCCATCGCTGTTGATCACTCTGCTGGAGCAGCAGGAAACATGTCTGATCAGGCACTGCTGCAGCAGATCACCGGAGACCCTTGTGCCATTACAGACAACTCAGGACCACGCGAGGCCTCTGTGAGCAATTTAAAGAGCACAATATGGGAGCCTCAGCAGATACCAGCAGAACACAAACAGTCTCCCACTGACCAGCTCTCCATGATGGCACAACCCTCCGATGCCTCGAGCCAGCTCACCCTCACACAGATGGTCGACTTTGCCGGTTCTCAGTCTAACATGGACTACTTCTCGTTCAATGACGATGACATGACGCAGGACAGCATCGTGGAGGAGCTGGTCCAGATGGAGGAGCAGATGAAGCTGAAGGGTCTGTTTGGTAACTGCGTCGACGTGTCCGGGTTACAGGGTCAGTCGGCCAGCAGTCAAGGCTCTATCCTCACAGCTCATCAAGCCAGTTCTACCTTCTACCACTCTGCTCACAGCAGCACCACCCCTGTCCAGACCCCTACCCCGACTCCAACACCCACCCCAACGCCCACCCCGACCTCTGAGATGACACTCGCGCACAGCCTGACACGAGAAAGTCCCTGCTCCCGAATGGCTCCTGTCACCCCTGTGGACGGAGCCATGGGCCGACACACCCCGATTAGCACGCCACTGTCCAACTGCAGTAGCAGTGTACCGCCGAGCCCTGTGGAGTGCAGGAACCCCTTTGCTTTCACTCCCATCAACTCGAGCATCACGGGATATCACGACGCAAGCATCGTCTCCAGCAGCCCCGTCAAACCAATGCAAAGGCCCATGGCAACGCACCCGGACAAGGCCAAGCTTGAGTGGATCAACAACCGCTACAACAGTAACTCTGCAGGACCTCTGTCTAATCACAGCATCGGGATCCTGCCAAGCTACCAAGACCTGGTGGATGATCAGTTTCGCAAACCTCACGCATTTGCAATCCCTGGCCAGTCGTTCCAGTCTCAGGCGAGACAGGATGGTGCTCACTTTGGACGCATAACGCCAATTTCTCcagtgcagcagcagcaaccacagcagcagcaggtaaCTGGTGTAACTACTCCTACCAAGCAGGAGAGTTTTGCTGTACCTGCACCGTTAGACAACAAGGCTTCAGCGTCATCCACATCCAGCACTTTCCGTTGCCGCAGCGTTAGCCCTGCTGTGCGGCAGAGGAACTACAGCGGTAACACTAACCCTCCGGCCACTACCACGAGTACCACGACAACAACTCGAGCTGTGGTCTCGCCCTTTAACTCCCCCATCACCTCTGAGGTGCTCAGCATCCTGTCCAACAGCCAGGCTGTCAGCTCTGTGCACAGCATGGTGCAGCGTAGCCAGTCTGTACCTCTGAACATTATGATGCAGAGCGAGATGCTGCCTGTGCAGGGTCAGAGCAACACCCCCAAGATCACCAGCGTCCTCCTCAGCAAGATGGAAGCAGACGGAGACGACGCTGTCCGTGGTCTGGGCATCAACAACCTCCCCTCTAACTACACGGCTCGCATGAACCTTACACAAATTCTAGAGACGGCTCCCAGCTTCACGGGAGGAGCCCCTCCCCAGACTCAGTTGCCCGTCAGCTCTAGCCCTGCTGCCTTCGAGCTCCAGCAGCATGGCTACCTCACAGGTGGGGACACTGAAGCACAAGCAGGTCCCAGTGAACaagaccagcagcagcagctccaagAAGATCCCACCCAGACACAACCACAGCTCCTCCTCCAGAGCACACAGCAACAGGAGGCGGTGGACGAACAGCAGCAGCTCGATTTCAACAACACTGTCAAGGACTTGCTGGGGGAGGATGGCCTCAACCCCAGCTCTCAGCTGGTGGGTCAGGTCGCCTCGGAGCTCAATGCCGTGGCGTCCGACTTCTCTAGCGACATCAGACTGACCTCAGATCTGTCCAGTAGCATCACTGACCTTAACACGTTGGACGCCAACTTGCTGTTCGACCCCAATCAGCAGCAGGAGCAGTACGAAGACTCGACACTGGAAGAACTGAAGAATGACCCGCTTTTCCAGCAGATATGCAGTGATACTGTGAACTCTGGTTTTGACTGGCTAGAGAGCAAAGACCAGCCTACTACCGTGGAAATGCTGGGTTAA
- the LOC124884147 gene encoding DNA-binding protein RFX7 isoform X1, producing the protein MLRSLQTSKSSTSTLSCLLVPAVAMIKGKKYNKLKFNALPFSRSCPSSHTQTHTHTHILNLFERFMSASYSNPHSLAEINMISHKNKLNENFISTLPHFALFMIFYFLFFMQISASLLPSLIIIMNKDTEIYLDSCSIPSCLCVICFPISIHHPDPQILPIWTGNERGSSTAGLCDQSSMSSSRTQQMYAFNWIRNHLEEHPETSLPKQEVYDEYKSYCDNLGYNPLSAADFGKIMKNVFPNMKARRLGMRGKSKYCYSGLRKKAFVHMPSLPNLDLQKSGDGCELMEPTGQSPSAEDEMRSAACGLVCEWAQKVLSRQFDSVEDLARFLLNSHYIGTKSMAALTVMTGTPTGMKTPTPASAFVPTAEANSFQPQVKTLPSPSVDTKQQLQRKIQKKQQEQKLHSPLPSETQVKRTEASTPGPTIPCGSPALLSPQPTIGIVVAAVPSPVPVQRNRQLMTSPSPVGTAEGKVLPVNFQVVTQSLKQSPKTSQNIPASPVGDRLARHGTRYAQILPKPSATSAITLRSPPTLLITNSPIKTVMPSPHVSSVNVVKMTAIALAPSSSSNSSMRPASACMSTAVALDDSQQFQNSAAPQSPAVKPAIAVSTPTFSADAKGMSEARSDNNSLSVAEKQVGGAKEEKMVKFRAASEPSFLVKCSLGPEKGLRTKSDSTSPPSSASGTQDSNITNCHDSTLYLTVDNQNSNGNTSSNSLSTIPLTSKDACLDAKSPRKRAAGESHVIPVKRVFISQQPVAVIDNPKPGVSTAMKRIPRLGTPARPESAPCKGIAKQTAPGPTQILALTDAPLMHTEGTQTAAKQQDSKHEDHSIAVDHSAGAAGNMSDQALLQQITGDPCAITDNSGPREASVSNLKSTIWEPQQIPAEHKQSPTDQLSMMAQPSDASSQLTLTQMVDFAGSQSNMDYFSFNDDDMTQDSIVEELVQMEEQMKLKGLFGNCVDVSGLQGQSASSQGSILTAHQASSTFYHSAHSSTTPVQTPTPTPTPTPTPTPTSEMTLAHSLTRESPCSRMAPVTPVDGAMGRHTPISTPLSNCSSSVPPSPVECRNPFAFTPINSSITGYHDASIVSSSPVKPMQRPMATHPDKAKLEWINNRYNSNSAGPLSNHSIGILPSYQDLVDDQFRKPHAFAIPGQSFQSQARQDGAHFGRITPISPVQQQQPQQQQVTGVTTPTKQESFAVPAPLDNKASASSTSSTFRCRSVSPAVRQRNYSGNTNPPATTTSTTTTTRAVVSPFNSPITSEVLSILSNSQAVSSVHSMVQRSQSVPLNIMMQSEMLPVQGQSNTPKITSVLLSKMEADGDDAVRGLGINNLPSNYTARMNLTQILETAPSFTGGAPPQTQLPVSSSPAAFELQQHGYLTGGDTEAQAGPSEQDQQQQLQEDPTQTQPQLLLQSTQQQEAVDEQQQLDFNNTVKDLLGEDGLNPSSQLVGQVASELNAVASDFSSDIRLTSDLSSSITDLNTLDANLLFDPNQQQEQYEDSTLEELKNDPLFQQICSDTVNSGFDWLESKDQPTTVEMLG; encoded by the exons ATGTTGAGAAGTTTACAGACATCGAAAAGCTCTACCTCTACCTTAAGTTGCCTTCTGGTCCCAGCAGTGGCAATGATAAAAGGTAAGAAATACAACAAACTTAAGTTTAACGCTTTACCCTTTTCTCGCTCTTGCCCTtcctcacacacacagacacacactcacacacacatcttgaatCTCTTTGAACGTTTCATGTCTGCCAGTTATTCAAATCCCCATTCACTGGCTGAAATCAATATGATCTCACATAAAAACAAGCTCAATGAGAACTTTATTTCCACTTTGCCACATTTTGCTCtctttatgattttttattttttattcttcatgCAAATTTCTGCATCGCTTTTGCCCTCTTTAATTATCATCATGAACAAAgacactgaaatatatctaGATTCCTGCTCTATACCTAGCTGTCTGTGTGTCATTTGTTTCCCCATATCTATTCATCACCCCGACCCCCAAATTCTGCCCATTTGGACTGGGAATGAGAGGGGGTCCTCTACTGCTGGATTATG TGATCAGAGTTCCATGTCGTCGAGCCGTACTCAACAGATGTATGCTTTCAACTGGATACGCAATCACCTAGAAGAGCACCCAGAGACGTCCCTCCCAAAGCAAGAGGTGTATGACGAATACAA GAGCTATTGTGACAATCTCGGCTACAATCCACTGAGTGCAGCAGACTTTGGAAAGATCATGAAGAATGTCTTTCCCAACATGAAGGCACGTCGTCTGGGCATGAGGGGGAAATCCAA ATACTGTTACAGTGGGTTAAGAAAGAAAGCTTTTGTTCACATGCCATCCTTACCCAACTTGGATCTGCAGAAGTCTGGTGATGGG TGTGAGCTAATGGAGCCGACCGGTCAGTCTCCGAGCGCTGAGGATGAGATGAGATCCGCGGCCTGTGGGCTGGTGTGTGAGTGGGCTCAGAAGGTGTTGAGTCGTCAGTTTGACAGCGTGGAGGACCTGGCTCGTTTCTTGCTCAACAGTCACTACATCGGTACAAAGTCCATGGCTGCACTCACCGTTATGACTGGAACACCCACAG GAATGAAGACCCCAACTCCAGCCTCTGCTTTTGTTCCCACTGCTGAGGCAAACTCATTTCAGCCCCAGGTGAAGACCCTGCCGTCTCCTTCTGTTGACACAAAGCAGCAACTGCAGCGCAAAATCCAGAAGAAGCAGCAGGAGCAGAAGCTTCATTCACCACTGCCTAGTGAGACCCAAGTGAAGCGGACAGAGGCCAGTACCCCTGGACCCACCATCCCCTGTGGCAGCCCTGCTCTGCTGTCCCCTCAGCCAACCATAGGAATTGTAGTAGCAGCCGTACCCAGCCCAGTCCCG GTACAGAGAAACAGGCAGTTGATGACCTCACCCAGTCCAGTGGGTACAGCAGAAGGAAAGGTGTTGCCTGTAAACTTCCAGGTTGTCACTCAATCTCTCAAACAGTCTCCCAAAACATCCCAGAACATCCCAGCAAGTCCCGTGGGAGACAGACTGGCACGACATGGCACGCGGTACGCCCAAATCCTTCCCAAGCCCTCTGCCACGAGTGCCATAACCTTGCGCTCTCCCCCCACCCTGCTCATCACCAACAGCCCCATAAAAACCGTGATGCCCTCTCCCCACGTCAGCTCTGTCAATGTAGTGAAGATGACGGCTATTGCTCTGGctcccagcagcagcagcaacagcagcatgcGACCAGCCTCTGCCTGTATGAGCACCGCAGTTGCTTTGGACGATTCCCAGCAGTTCCAGAATTCGGCAGCCCCCCAGTCTCCTGCAGTCAAACCTGCCATTGCAGTATCAACCCCAACCTTCTCTGCAGATGCCAAAGGGATGTCTGAAGCTAGAAGCGACAATAATTCCTTGTCTGTCGCAGAGAAACAAGTTGGTGGAGCCAAAGAGGAGAAAATGGTTAAATTCAGAGCTGCAAGTGAGCCAAGCTTCCTGGTGAAGTGTTCCCTGGGACCAGAGAAAGGATTGAGGACAAAGAGTGACTCCACCTCCCCTCCCAGCTCTGCATCTGGGACTCAGGACAGCAATATCACTAACTGCCATGACAGTACTTTGTACTTGACTGTTGATAATCAGAACTCCAATGGCAACACGTCATCCAACAGCTTGTCCACTATTCCCCTCACATCAAAGGATGCCTGCCTAGACGCTAAGAGTCCCAGGAAGCGTGCAGCTGGGGAATCCCATGTTATTCCTGTTAAGAGAGTTTTTATCTCCCAGCAACCGGTTGCTGTTATTGACAATCCCAAACCTGGGGTGAGCACTGCAATGAAGAGAATTCCTAGACTGGGAACCCCTGCAAGACCAGAGAGTGCCCCCTGCAAAGGGATTGCCAAACAAACGGCTCCGGGGCCCACACAGATCCTTGCACTTACAGATGCACCTCTCATGCACACAGAGGGAACGCAGACTGCCGCGAAacagcaagattcaaaacacgAGGACCATTCCATCGCTGTTGATCACTCTGCTGGAGCAGCAGGAAACATGTCTGATCAGGCACTGCTGCAGCAGATCACCGGAGACCCTTGTGCCATTACAGACAACTCAGGACCACGCGAGGCCTCTGTGAGCAATTTAAAGAGCACAATATGGGAGCCTCAGCAGATACCAGCAGAACACAAACAGTCTCCCACTGACCAGCTCTCCATGATGGCACAACCCTCCGATGCCTCGAGCCAGCTCACCCTCACACAGATGGTCGACTTTGCCGGTTCTCAGTCTAACATGGACTACTTCTCGTTCAATGACGATGACATGACGCAGGACAGCATCGTGGAGGAGCTGGTCCAGATGGAGGAGCAGATGAAGCTGAAGGGTCTGTTTGGTAACTGCGTCGACGTGTCCGGGTTACAGGGTCAGTCGGCCAGCAGTCAAGGCTCTATCCTCACAGCTCATCAAGCCAGTTCTACCTTCTACCACTCTGCTCACAGCAGCACCACCCCTGTCCAGACCCCTACCCCGACTCCAACACCCACCCCAACGCCCACCCCGACCTCTGAGATGACACTCGCGCACAGCCTGACACGAGAAAGTCCCTGCTCCCGAATGGCTCCTGTCACCCCTGTGGACGGAGCCATGGGCCGACACACCCCGATTAGCACGCCACTGTCCAACTGCAGTAGCAGTGTACCGCCGAGCCCTGTGGAGTGCAGGAACCCCTTTGCTTTCACTCCCATCAACTCGAGCATCACGGGATATCACGACGCAAGCATCGTCTCCAGCAGCCCCGTCAAACCAATGCAAAGGCCCATGGCAACGCACCCGGACAAGGCCAAGCTTGAGTGGATCAACAACCGCTACAACAGTAACTCTGCAGGACCTCTGTCTAATCACAGCATCGGGATCCTGCCAAGCTACCAAGACCTGGTGGATGATCAGTTTCGCAAACCTCACGCATTTGCAATCCCTGGCCAGTCGTTCCAGTCTCAGGCGAGACAGGATGGTGCTCACTTTGGACGCATAACGCCAATTTCTCcagtgcagcagcagcaaccacagcagcagcaggtaaCTGGTGTAACTACTCCTACCAAGCAGGAGAGTTTTGCTGTACCTGCACCGTTAGACAACAAGGCTTCAGCGTCATCCACATCCAGCACTTTCCGTTGCCGCAGCGTTAGCCCTGCTGTGCGGCAGAGGAACTACAGCGGTAACACTAACCCTCCGGCCACTACCACGAGTACCACGACAACAACTCGAGCTGTGGTCTCGCCCTTTAACTCCCCCATCACCTCTGAGGTGCTCAGCATCCTGTCCAACAGCCAGGCTGTCAGCTCTGTGCACAGCATGGTGCAGCGTAGCCAGTCTGTACCTCTGAACATTATGATGCAGAGCGAGATGCTGCCTGTGCAGGGTCAGAGCAACACCCCCAAGATCACCAGCGTCCTCCTCAGCAAGATGGAAGCAGACGGAGACGACGCTGTCCGTGGTCTGGGCATCAACAACCTCCCCTCTAACTACACGGCTCGCATGAACCTTACACAAATTCTAGAGACGGCTCCCAGCTTCACGGGAGGAGCCCCTCCCCAGACTCAGTTGCCCGTCAGCTCTAGCCCTGCTGCCTTCGAGCTCCAGCAGCATGGCTACCTCACAGGTGGGGACACTGAAGCACAAGCAGGTCCCAGTGAACaagaccagcagcagcagctccaagAAGATCCCACCCAGACACAACCACAGCTCCTCCTCCAGAGCACACAGCAACAGGAGGCGGTGGACGAACAGCAGCAGCTCGATTTCAACAACACTGTCAAGGACTTGCTGGGGGAGGATGGCCTCAACCCCAGCTCTCAGCTGGTGGGTCAGGTCGCCTCGGAGCTCAATGCCGTGGCGTCCGACTTCTCTAGCGACATCAGACTGACCTCAGATCTGTCCAGTAGCATCACTGACCTTAACACGTTGGACGCCAACTTGCTGTTCGACCCCAATCAGCAGCAGGAGCAGTACGAAGACTCGACACTGGAAGAACTGAAGAATGACCCGCTTTTCCAGCAGATATGCAGTGATACTGTGAACTCTGGTTTTGACTGGCTAGAGAGCAAAGACCAGCCTACTACCGTGGAAATGCTGGGTTAA